One Phaseolus vulgaris cultivar G19833 chromosome 4, P. vulgaris v2.0, whole genome shotgun sequence DNA window includes the following coding sequences:
- the LOC137837324 gene encoding uncharacterized protein codes for MVGLSLGEKHFIQGGIAQDLRCDGRKRLAYRPISVETGVIPQANGSARIRMGATDVIASVKAELGRPSLLLPDKGKVSIYIDCSSTAEPAFEGRGGDELAAELSNALQDCLLGGKSGAGAGIDLSSLIIVEGKICWDLYIDGLVVSSDGNLLDALGAAIKAALSNTGIPRVQVAAGTSNDEQPEVDVSDEEFLQFDTSGVPVIVTLTKVGRHYIVDATSEEESQMSSAVSISVNRQGYICGITKRGGVGLDPSIILDMISVAKHVSEQVINKLDSEIASAEAEEES; via the exons ATGGTGGGTTTATCACTGGGAGAAAAGCATTTTATCCAAGGTGGCATTGCTCAAGATCTTCGTTGTGATGGTAGAAAAAGATTGGCATATCGACCAATATCTGTTGAAACTGGAGTGATTCCCCAG GCAAATGGTTCAGCAAGAATCAGAATGGGTGCTACAGATGTCATTGCCAGTGTTAAG GCTGAGCTTGGAAGGCCAAGCTTATTGCTACCTGACAAAGGAAAAGTCTCTATATATATTGATTGCAGTTCAACTGCAGAGCCAGCTTTTGAG GGTAGAGGAGGTGATGAGTTGGCAGCAGAACTGTCAAATGCTCTTCAAGACTGTCTTTTGGGTGGTAAAAGTGGAGCAG GTGCTGGAATTGATCTCTCGTCCCTTATTATTGTCGAAGGAAAAATTTGTTGGGATCTGTACATTGATGGGCTTGTTGTTAGTTCAGATGGAAATTTGCTGGATGCTCTTGGTGCTGCCATTAAG GCTGCTTTGAGTAATACGGGTATTCCAAGGGTCCAAGTTGCTGCTGGAACATCAAATGATGAGCAACCAGAAGTTGACGTAAGTGATGAGGAGTTTCTGCAGTTTGACACATCTGGAGTCCCTGTCATAGTTACACTGACTAAG GTTGGGAGGCACTATATTGTGGATGCAACATCAGAAGAGGAATCACAAATGAGCTCTGCTGTTTCAATCTCAGTTAATAGGCAAGGTTACATCTGTGGTATAACCAAACGTGGAGGTGTAGGGCTGGATCCTAGCATCATTCTTGATATGATATCTGTGGCTAAGCATGTAAGCGAGCAAGTAATAAACAAATTGGATTCAGAAATAGCTTCTGCAGAAGCTGAAGAGGAGTCATGA